The Buttiauxella selenatireducens genome has a window encoding:
- the fliD gene encoding flagellar filament capping protein FliD, with product MASISTLGIGSGLDLSSILDSLQAAQKATLTPISKQQSSYTAKLSGYGTLKSALVTFQTANTALNKADLFTATSTSSSSTAFSATTTGNAVAGKYTINVTQLAQSQTLTTKNTQPDSKTAIATGDSVLTIQQGGDKKPITIDISAANSSLSGIRDSINNAKAGVSASIINVGNGEYRLSITSDSTGSDNAMSLSVSGDSALQSFMGYNGTNTDAANGMVESVTAQNAELTVNNIKITNSSNTISDALEDITLNLNDVTTGNQTLTITKDTSKAESAVKAWVDAYNALQDTFSSLTKYTKVDAGADTQDTSNGALLGDSTLRTIQTQLKGLLNNPQSSSSFKTLAQIGVTSDPNTGKLELDNDKLKTALKKDAAGVKEMIVGDGKASGITTIIGNNVTSWLSNTGIIKAATDGVSKTLNNLTVQYNKASERIDSEMARYKAQFTQLDVMMSSLNSTSSYLTQQFDTSSSKK from the coding sequence ATGGCTAGTATTTCTACGCTGGGAATTGGGTCCGGTCTGGATCTGAGCAGCATTTTGGACAGCCTGCAGGCTGCGCAAAAAGCCACGTTAACGCCAATCTCAAAACAACAAAGCTCCTACACTGCAAAACTTAGCGGATACGGCACGTTGAAAAGTGCGCTGGTGACCTTCCAGACCGCCAATACTGCGCTGAATAAAGCGGATCTCTTTACCGCCACATCGACCAGCAGCAGTAGCACGGCGTTCAGCGCAACCACAACCGGTAATGCGGTAGCCGGGAAATATACGATTAACGTCACTCAGCTTGCGCAATCACAAACGCTGACCACCAAAAATACCCAGCCCGACAGCAAAACAGCCATTGCCACTGGCGACAGCGTGTTGACCATTCAACAAGGTGGCGATAAGAAACCAATAACCATTGATATCAGCGCGGCCAACTCCTCATTGAGCGGGATTCGCGACTCCATCAATAACGCCAAGGCCGGCGTCAGCGCCAGTATTATCAACGTCGGCAATGGCGAATATCGCCTGTCTATTACTTCTGACAGTACCGGCAGCGACAACGCAATGAGCCTGAGTGTCAGCGGTGATAGCGCCCTGCAAAGTTTTATGGGCTACAACGGCACCAATACTGATGCAGCCAACGGCATGGTAGAGAGCGTGACCGCGCAAAATGCTGAGCTAACGGTTAACAATATTAAAATCACCAACAGCAGCAACACTATCAGCGACGCGCTGGAAGACATCACCCTTAACCTGAATGATGTCACCACCGGCAACCAAACGCTGACCATTACCAAAGATACGTCGAAAGCTGAAAGCGCAGTCAAAGCCTGGGTCGATGCCTATAACGCATTGCAAGACACCTTCAGTAGCCTGACTAAATATACCAAAGTGGATGCAGGGGCTGACACTCAAGATACCAGCAACGGTGCACTGCTGGGTGACAGCACCCTGCGTACCATCCAGACGCAACTGAAAGGGTTACTCAACAATCCGCAGAGCAGCTCATCATTTAAGACACTGGCACAAATTGGCGTGACCTCTGATCCGAACACCGGAAAGCTGGAACTCGATAACGACAAACTGAAAACGGCGCTGAAAAAAGATGCGGCTGGAGTGAAAGAGATGATTGTTGGCGATGGTAAAGCCAGCGGCATCACCACCATCATCGGCAACAACGTGACCAGTTGGCTCTCCAACACCGGGATCATCAAGGCGGCAACGGATGGCGTGAGCAAAACGCTGAACAATCTGACCGTGCAGTACAACAAGGCCAGTGAGCGTATTGATTCGGAGATGGCGCGCTACAAGGCGCAATTTACCCAACTGGACGTCATGATGAGTTCACTGAACTCCACCAGCAGCTATCTGACCCAGCAATTTGATACCAGCAGTTCCAAAAAATAA
- a CDS encoding FliC/FljB family flagellin, giving the protein MAQVINTNSLSLITQNNINKNQSALSTSIERLSSGLRINSAKDDAAGQAIANRFTSNIKGLTQAARNANDGISVAQTTEGALSEINNNLQRVRELTVQASTGTNSASDLSSIQDEIKSRLSEIDRVSGQTQFNGVNVLAKDGKMSIQVGANDGQTIDIDLKKIDSKTLGLDSFNVNGPVSSGGAFGTTSTVAKAADFTSYYGSTTNVSGATVAETTPNDLATRLGVASGSVTLATGGVYADDNGNLFAKVTITPSNATEVNNLKANGIDSASGKPADYFIALDPQSADTKTAAGTAAFKIDTTNLSLSSLTTGAASSPLAKLDAAIATVDKFRSSLGAVQNRLDSAVTNLNNTTTNLSEAQSRIQDADYATEVSNMSKAQIIQQAGNSVLAKSNQVPQQVLSLLQG; this is encoded by the coding sequence ATGGCACAAGTCATTAATACCAACAGCCTTTCGCTCATCACTCAGAACAACATCAACAAGAACCAGTCTGCTCTGTCGACTTCTATTGAGCGTCTGTCTTCTGGCTTACGTATTAACAGCGCCAAGGACGATGCAGCGGGTCAGGCGATTGCTAACCGTTTCACCTCTAACATTAAAGGCCTGACTCAGGCTGCGCGTAACGCCAACGACGGTATCTCTGTTGCACAGACCACTGAAGGCGCACTGTCAGAAATCAACAACAACTTACAGCGTGTGCGTGAACTGACTGTTCAGGCATCAACCGGTACTAACTCCGCTTCTGACCTGTCTTCTATCCAGGACGAAATCAAATCCCGCCTGTCTGAAATTGACCGTGTATCCGGCCAGACTCAGTTTAACGGCGTGAACGTGCTGGCAAAAGACGGAAAAATGTCTATCCAGGTTGGTGCAAACGATGGTCAAACTATTGATATCGATTTGAAAAAAATCGACTCTAAGACTCTGGGCCTGGACAGCTTTAACGTAAATGGCCCGGTAAGTTCTGGTGGAGCCTTTGGAACAACATCGACAGTGGCAAAAGCTGCTGACTTTACTTCTTATTACGGTTCTACCACCAATGTTTCAGGGGCTACTGTCGCTGAAACTACACCTAATGACTTGGCAACTCGTCTTGGTGTTGCTAGCGGTAGTGTTACTTTGGCTACAGGAGGTGTATACGCAGATGATAATGGCAATCTGTTTGCGAAAGTTACAATCACACCATCCAATGCAACTGAAGTTAATAACCTGAAAGCTAATGGTATTGATAGCGCGAGTGGTAAACCAGCTGATTACTTCATCGCACTGGATCCTCAATCTGCAGATACTAAGACCGCTGCAGGTACTGCTGCATTCAAGATCGATACAACTAACTTGAGCTTGAGCAGTTTGACCACGGGGGCTGCTTCAAGTCCATTGGCAAAATTGGATGCCGCCATTGCTACCGTAGACAAATTCCGTTCTTCTCTGGGTGCAGTGCAGAACCGTCTGGATTCTGCGGTTACTAACCTGAACAACACCACTACTAACCTGTCTGAAGCGCAATCCCGTATTCAGGATGCAGACTATGCGACCGAAGTGTCTAACATGTCTAAAGCGCAGATCATTCAGCAAGCGGGTAACTCTGTGTTGGCAAAATCTAACCAGGTTCCACAGCAAGTTCTGTCTCTGCTGCAGGGCTAA
- a CDS encoding RNA polymerase sigma factor FliA — MNSLYTAEGVMDKHSLWQRYVPLVRHEALRLQVRLPASVELDDLLQAGGIGLLNAVDRYDALQGTAFTTYAVQRIRGAMLDELRSRDWVPRSVRRNARGVAQAIGQLEQELGRNATETEVADRLDIPLNEYRQMLLDTNNSQLFSYDEWREEHGDSIELITEEHQQANPLQQLLEGNLRQRVMDAIDALPDREKMVLTLYYQEELNLKEIGAVLEVGESRVSQLHSQAIKRLRTKLGKL; from the coding sequence GTGAATTCACTGTATACCGCTGAAGGTGTAATGGATAAACACTCGCTGTGGCAGCGTTATGTACCATTGGTGCGTCACGAAGCATTGCGCCTGCAGGTACGCCTGCCCGCGAGTGTGGAGCTTGACGACCTGCTACAGGCGGGCGGCATCGGGTTGTTGAACGCAGTGGACCGTTATGATGCCCTGCAAGGAACGGCATTTACTACCTACGCGGTGCAGCGCATCCGTGGGGCGATGCTTGATGAGTTGCGCAGCCGTGACTGGGTGCCACGCAGCGTCAGGCGTAACGCCCGTGGTGTTGCGCAGGCAATTGGTCAACTGGAGCAAGAGCTGGGCCGTAATGCTACCGAAACAGAAGTGGCAGACCGGTTGGATATCCCGCTCAACGAATACCGCCAGATGTTGCTCGACACGAACAATAGCCAACTCTTCTCTTATGACGAGTGGCGTGAAGAGCATGGCGACAGTATCGAACTGATTACTGAAGAGCATCAGCAGGCGAACCCATTACAACAATTGTTGGAGGGGAATCTTCGCCAACGCGTGATGGATGCGATAGATGCACTACCGGATCGTGAAAAGATGGTGCTGACTCTTTACTACCAGGAAGAGCTGAATCTCAAAGAGATTGGCGCGGTACTGGAAGTGGGGGAGTCGCGCGTCAGTCAGTTGCACAGCCAGGCGATTAAACGCTTACGCACAAAGCTCGGTAAGTTGTAG
- the fliS gene encoding flagellar export chaperone FliS: MYGAKGTQAYARIEVESAVMSASQQQLVTMLFDGALNALVRARLFLQDGNLEGKGLSLSKAINIIDNGLKIGIDETSSDELTQNLLALYTYMVRRIFQANLHNDVSAIEEVENLLRNIADAWKEVALTPNRIQDAV; the protein is encoded by the coding sequence ATGTACGGGGCAAAAGGTACTCAGGCCTATGCAAGAATTGAAGTGGAAAGCGCAGTAATGAGCGCCAGCCAGCAACAGTTGGTGACCATGCTGTTTGATGGTGCGCTCAATGCGTTAGTCCGTGCGCGTCTATTTTTGCAAGATGGCAATCTGGAAGGGAAAGGCCTTTCGCTGTCCAAAGCCATTAATATCATCGATAACGGACTGAAAATCGGAATTGATGAAACCAGCAGCGATGAGCTGACGCAGAATCTGCTCGCTCTTTATACTTATATGGTGCGACGTATCTTCCAGGCCAACTTGCACAATGATGTCAGCGCGATCGAAGAGGTCGAGAACTTGCTGCGAAATATTGCCGACGCCTGGAAAGAAGTTGCTCTGACCCCTAACCGGATTCAGGACGCAGTCTAA
- the fliZ gene encoding flagella biosynthesis regulatory protein FliZ — protein sequence MTVQQSKKRPLSRYLKDFKHTQTHCAHCAKILDRITLTRCGEIVSKTAIAQLDSLIDENSWQTERQSWAALCRFCGDLYSKEQQHYFDIIGFKEYLFEQTEMSHGTIREYVVRLRRLGNHLSSQNIPLPSSPVAYLDDSFDAWLPPTSTNNYRIALRKYGQFQTLNQNRDVHFQENKSTSDIY from the coding sequence ATGACGGTACAGCAATCCAAAAAGCGTCCATTGAGCCGCTATTTAAAAGACTTTAAACACACACAGACTCATTGTGCCCATTGCGCAAAAATACTCGACAGGATCACGCTGACGCGTTGTGGTGAAATTGTCAGCAAAACCGCTATTGCACAGCTTGATTCGCTCATTGATGAAAATAGTTGGCAGACTGAGCGCCAGTCCTGGGCGGCGTTGTGCCGTTTCTGCGGTGATTTGTATTCCAAAGAGCAGCAGCACTATTTCGATATCATCGGCTTTAAAGAGTACCTGTTCGAACAAACTGAGATGAGCCATGGCACCATTCGTGAGTATGTGGTGCGCTTGCGTCGACTCGGTAACCATCTGTCTTCACAGAATATTCCTCTTCCTTCTTCCCCTGTCGCCTACCTCGACGATTCATTTGACGCGTGGTTGCCGCCAACCAGTACCAATAATTACCGTATTGCTCTGCGCAAGTACGGGCAATTTCAAACCCTGAATCAAAATAGGGATGTCCATTTCCAGGAAAATAAATCAACTTCTGATATATATTAA
- the tcyJ gene encoding cystine ABC transporter substrate-binding protein yields the protein MKLAMVGRQALMGVLAVALVAGASVKTFAAENLLAKVKERGTLLVGLEGTYPPFSFQGDDGKLTGFEVEFAEQLAQHLGVKADLKPTKWDGMLASLDSKRIDVVINQVTISDERKKKYDFSTPYTVSGIQALVKKGNEGSITGPDSLKGKKVGVGLGTNYEEWLRANVQGVDIRTYDDDPTKYQDLRVGRIDAILVDRLAALDLVKKTKDTLAVAGDAFSRQEAGVAVRKGNEDLVEAINKGIADMQKDGSLAKLSEKWFGADVTK from the coding sequence ATGAAATTAGCAATGGTGGGGCGTCAGGCGCTGATGGGCGTACTGGCTGTGGCATTGGTAGCGGGTGCGAGTGTTAAAACGTTCGCCGCCGAAAACTTACTGGCGAAAGTGAAAGAGCGCGGCACATTGCTGGTTGGGCTGGAAGGGACTTATCCTCCGTTTAGCTTCCAGGGTGATGACGGCAAACTGACCGGTTTTGAAGTGGAATTTGCAGAACAGCTGGCGCAGCATCTGGGCGTAAAAGCAGACCTCAAACCCACCAAATGGGACGGTATGCTGGCGTCGCTGGACTCTAAACGCATCGATGTGGTGATTAACCAGGTGACCATTTCTGATGAGCGTAAGAAGAAATACGATTTCTCCACTCCTTATACCGTTTCTGGTATCCAGGCGTTGGTGAAGAAAGGCAACGAAGGCAGCATTACCGGGCCGGACTCCCTGAAAGGTAAAAAAGTCGGCGTCGGTCTTGGGACTAACTACGAAGAGTGGTTACGTGCCAATGTGCAGGGCGTTGATATCCGTACTTATGACGATGACCCAACGAAGTATCAGGATCTGCGCGTAGGCCGTATTGATGCGATTCTGGTCGACCGTCTGGCGGCATTGGATCTGGTGAAGAAAACCAAAGATACCCTGGCGGTAGCAGGTGATGCGTTCTCACGTCAGGAAGCCGGTGTCGCCGTACGTAAAGGCAACGAAGACCTGGTCGAAGCGATTAACAAAGGCATCGCTGACATGCAGAAAGATGGCTCTCTGGCTAAGCTTTCTGAGAAGTGGTTTGGTGCTGACGTAACCAAGTAA
- the fliT gene encoding flagella biosynthesis regulatory protein FliT: MNHAPQLYTRYQQLLEQSKVMLNNARKGMWEDLIASEMDYVNAVHELTQFMNDIKLSMQMQEQLRPILRNILDNESEIKRLLQIRMDELAILVGQSSIQQSVLTAYGKQGGQILAPQDNQETTP, from the coding sequence ATGAACCATGCACCGCAACTATACACTCGCTATCAGCAATTATTAGAGCAAAGTAAAGTGATGCTGAACAACGCCCGCAAAGGAATGTGGGAAGACTTAATCGCCAGTGAAATGGATTACGTTAATGCGGTGCACGAGCTGACTCAATTCATGAACGACATCAAGCTTTCAATGCAGATGCAAGAGCAACTCCGTCCCATTTTGCGCAACATTCTGGACAACGAAAGCGAAATCAAGCGTTTGCTGCAGATACGTATGGATGAACTGGCAATACTGGTGGGTCAATCATCCATACAACAATCGGTTTTAACCGCCTACGGAAAACAAGGAGGCCAGATCCTTGCGCCACAAG
- the tcyL gene encoding cystine ABC transporter permease codes for MQESIQLVLDSAPFLLKGAVFTLQLSIGGMFFGLILGFLLALMRLSSFLPFRWLSRFYVSIFRGTPLIAQLFMIYYGLPQFGIELDPIPAAMIGLSLNTAAYASETLRAAISSIEKGQWEAAASIGMTPWQTLRRAILPQAARVALPPLSNSFISLVKDTSLAATIQVPELFRQAQLITSRTLEVFTMYLAASLIYWVMATVLSSLQNYFENQLNRQDRDPK; via the coding sequence ATGCAAGAAAGTATTCAACTGGTGCTGGACTCGGCACCGTTTCTGCTCAAAGGTGCCGTCTTTACGCTGCAACTCAGCATCGGCGGTATGTTCTTTGGGTTGATACTCGGCTTTTTGTTGGCGCTGATGCGTTTGTCATCGTTTTTGCCGTTTCGCTGGCTATCGCGTTTTTACGTGTCGATTTTTCGCGGGACACCGTTAATCGCTCAGCTCTTCATGATCTATTACGGCTTACCGCAGTTTGGCATTGAACTGGATCCTATTCCGGCGGCGATGATTGGTTTGTCGCTCAATACCGCCGCCTACGCATCCGAAACGTTACGTGCGGCGATTTCGTCTATCGAGAAAGGGCAGTGGGAAGCCGCAGCCAGTATCGGGATGACGCCGTGGCAAACGTTGCGTCGGGCGATTTTGCCGCAGGCCGCGCGTGTCGCGTTACCGCCGCTGAGCAACAGTTTTATCAGTCTGGTGAAAGACACGTCCCTTGCGGCAACCATTCAGGTTCCGGAACTGTTTCGCCAGGCGCAGCTTATTACCTCCCGTACTCTTGAGGTATTTACCATGTATCTCGCGGCATCTTTGATTTACTGGGTAATGGCAACGGTGCTCTCGTCGTTGCAAAACTACTTTGAAAATCAGCTAAACCGCCAGGACAGGGATCCAAAATGA
- the dcyD gene encoding D-cysteine desulfhydrase — protein sequence MSLHNLTRFPRLEFIGAPTPLEYLPRFSDYLGREIYIKRDDTTPMAMGGNKLRKLEFLAADALREGADTLVTAGAIQSNHVRQTAAVAAKLGLKCVALLENPIGTQAENYLTNGNRLMLDLFDAEIEMCDALHSPDQQLEEIAVRLEAQGFRPYVIPVGGSNALGALGYVESALEIAQQCEGAVSVSSVVVASGSAGTHAGLAVGLEQVMPDVDLIGVTVSRTIAQQLPKVEALQQAVAQSLSVSASNPIHLWDDYFAPGYGQPNEEGLEAIKLLARLEGILLDPVYTGKAMAGLIDGVAQKRFKDDGPIIFIHTGGAPALFAYHPHV from the coding sequence ATGTCACTGCATAATCTGACGCGTTTCCCGCGTCTGGAATTCATCGGCGCCCCGACGCCTCTCGAATATCTGCCGCGTTTTTCCGATTATCTCGGCCGCGAAATCTACATCAAACGTGATGACACCACGCCAATGGCGATGGGGGGAAATAAGCTTCGTAAACTTGAGTTTCTGGCCGCCGATGCGTTGCGTGAAGGGGCTGATACGCTGGTGACGGCGGGGGCTATTCAGTCAAACCACGTGCGCCAGACTGCGGCGGTTGCCGCAAAACTTGGCCTAAAGTGCGTAGCTTTACTGGAAAATCCCATTGGTACGCAGGCTGAAAACTATCTCACCAACGGCAACCGTTTGATGCTCGACCTGTTCGATGCTGAAATCGAAATGTGTGACGCGCTGCATTCGCCGGACCAACAACTCGAAGAGATTGCCGTTCGCCTCGAAGCGCAAGGTTTTCGCCCGTACGTGATCCCTGTTGGTGGCTCGAATGCACTGGGCGCGTTGGGTTATGTTGAGAGTGCGCTGGAAATCGCGCAACAGTGTGAAGGTGCGGTCAGTGTTTCATCGGTAGTCGTGGCTTCGGGAAGCGCAGGAACGCATGCTGGGCTGGCGGTTGGCCTTGAGCAAGTCATGCCGGATGTCGATTTAATCGGCGTGACGGTTTCGCGCACTATCGCGCAGCAGTTGCCAAAAGTAGAAGCGTTGCAGCAGGCGGTCGCACAATCGCTGAGTGTCAGCGCGTCAAACCCCATCCATTTATGGGATGATTATTTCGCACCGGGGTATGGTCAGCCTAACGAAGAAGGGCTTGAAGCCATTAAATTGTTAGCGCGTCTGGAAGGGATCTTGCTCGATCCAGTTTATACCGGCAAAGCGATGGCGGGATTAATTGATGGTGTGGCGCAGAAGCGTTTTAAAGACGACGGCCCAATTATCTTTATTCATACGGGCGGAGCGCCAGCGCTGTTTGCGTATCATCCGCACGTATAA
- a CDS encoding glycosyltransferase, translating into MAHPALVSIIIPAYKSIWFEQSLTSAIAQDYPHCEIIVCDDCPNESISEIVKRYQDRCQHTIRYFRNHPALGDVGNYERCFHESQGKYIKLFSDDDVLHSTCVSKLVAAIEIHDDVRIATSRRQRIDASGNNASDILATSSPVAQDSILWGRDIIAFQTQQMINFIGEFCTVLVHRDDILELMATEDGLFSLNGEVIHFFEDLMMFTRVFCNGHLAYLTEVLSQFRISRVQKSDIARRGDPRSEKSSLAYIEYANQLVQEVPGCASGLVRVAPLSQPQQFAEKDILTHMQHELIQSQFRDWLGARKLLDSERRLTDAWVETRDKNVELAVIIDSAGAETDLVDATLNSLKGDYPGLTLSVVVTDEGIPGFNHAIKEVCAEWLLVIPAGATFYPSALLSLGTTLMQAGSLLAVYCDETFSPDELQMAVRFRPDFNLDLLLSSPGIMAHHWLWRRELLLAAEGFDAVFPGAYELDLALKVVETQGFGPIGHLGELLLNTEIFKDHNSDELAAITQHLARRGFTNAEVVKTAHGNYRVEYRHDQRPLVSLLVLADSDLPALITCVTSLIEKTTWLNYELIVVADNTQSTQALDWLESICQVDPERLQFIGYTGSYHIGAMTNLGAEKAKGDYLVTMHTSLAVTEGNWLEQLMNHGLRPEVGIVGGKQFYADGTIHHAGYVLGVNGVADDAFYGVNDAHKGYMGRLHADQNYSAVSGEFMLVCRSLFAECNGMDENLTSLSDVDFCLRARELGYLTVWTPHARILRTPSKKHETDTQRDKRLARKKEDEDRVFAHWMPQIANDNAYNVNLSLSEQPFTICSDSLLSWRPLSWKPLPVVVPHMADYMGCGYYRIIKPFEAMQRDAIVDGKLSEELLSVPYLARYQPDSIVIQRNISLGFHEWVRRTSKLTNVFKVFELDDYLPNIPLKSHHRSQFGSDVMKMLRKSLSYMDRFVVSTEPLADALGDLHRDIVVMPNCLSLDWWGNLHSLRNQGKKPRIGWAGGSSHTGDLEMILDVVKAFAGEVEWVFFGMCPPKLRPYVDEFHEGIDIALYPQKLASLNLDLALAPVEDNLFNACKSNLRLLEYGACAVPVICSDVACYRGNLPVTRVKNRFKEWHDAIRMHLNDPNASEKMGQQLQQAIYQHHMLQGDVLNRWSKAWLPS; encoded by the coding sequence ATGGCTCACCCTGCGCTTGTTAGTATTATTATCCCAGCTTATAAATCCATATGGTTTGAGCAATCGCTAACCAGTGCGATTGCCCAGGATTACCCCCACTGCGAAATTATTGTCTGCGACGACTGTCCGAATGAGAGTATTAGCGAGATAGTGAAGCGCTATCAAGACCGCTGCCAGCATACTATCCGCTATTTCCGCAACCATCCGGCATTGGGTGATGTGGGAAACTACGAAAGATGTTTCCATGAAAGCCAGGGAAAATACATAAAGCTTTTTTCTGATGATGACGTTCTTCACTCCACTTGCGTCAGCAAGCTGGTGGCAGCTATTGAAATACATGATGATGTTCGTATCGCAACTTCCCGCCGCCAACGAATTGATGCCTCAGGGAATAACGCCTCTGACATTCTGGCAACGTCGAGTCCAGTAGCACAGGACAGTATCCTGTGGGGCCGCGATATTATCGCTTTTCAAACCCAGCAGATGATTAATTTCATTGGTGAATTTTGCACGGTTTTAGTGCATCGCGATGACATTCTGGAATTGATGGCGACCGAAGATGGCTTATTTAGCCTCAATGGAGAGGTCATACACTTCTTTGAAGATTTGATGATGTTTACCCGGGTTTTCTGCAACGGGCATCTGGCTTATTTAACTGAAGTGCTGAGTCAATTCCGTATTTCCCGTGTCCAGAAAAGTGATATTGCCCGTCGCGGAGATCCGCGCAGCGAAAAAAGCTCTCTTGCATATATTGAATATGCAAATCAGCTGGTGCAAGAAGTGCCAGGCTGTGCAAGCGGTTTGGTTCGCGTCGCACCGCTAAGCCAGCCGCAACAGTTTGCTGAAAAAGACATTCTGACGCATATGCAGCATGAATTAATCCAAAGCCAGTTCCGTGATTGGTTAGGTGCGCGTAAATTGCTCGATAGTGAACGCCGTCTTACCGATGCCTGGGTTGAGACGCGTGATAAAAATGTCGAACTGGCGGTTATCATCGATAGCGCTGGTGCTGAAACTGATCTGGTTGATGCAACGCTTAATTCACTGAAAGGTGATTATCCAGGACTGACTCTGTCCGTAGTTGTGACGGACGAGGGCATTCCAGGGTTTAATCATGCGATTAAGGAAGTGTGTGCTGAGTGGTTGCTGGTTATCCCCGCAGGGGCAACATTTTACCCGTCAGCTTTATTATCTCTCGGTACAACGCTTATGCAGGCAGGCAGTTTGTTGGCGGTTTACTGTGATGAAACCTTTAGTCCGGATGAATTACAAATGGCTGTGCGATTCCGGCCGGACTTTAACCTGGATCTACTGCTGAGTTCGCCAGGGATCATGGCTCACCATTGGCTTTGGAGACGTGAACTCCTGCTTGCGGCAGAGGGCTTCGATGCCGTTTTCCCTGGGGCGTATGAATTAGACCTTGCATTAAAAGTGGTAGAGACGCAGGGATTTGGTCCAATAGGACATCTTGGCGAACTGTTACTGAATACTGAAATATTCAAAGATCATAACTCGGATGAGTTGGCTGCCATCACCCAACATCTCGCCAGACGTGGCTTTACCAATGCTGAAGTAGTGAAAACAGCACATGGTAACTATCGAGTGGAATATCGCCATGATCAGCGGCCGTTAGTTTCCCTGCTGGTCCTGGCCGACAGCGATCTCCCGGCCCTGATTACCTGTGTGACTTCACTTATTGAAAAAACGACCTGGCTGAATTATGAACTGATTGTGGTGGCAGATAATACGCAAAGCACGCAGGCGCTGGACTGGCTTGAAAGTATTTGTCAGGTGGATCCTGAACGGCTCCAGTTTATTGGATATACCGGTTCTTACCACATTGGCGCTATGACTAACCTTGGCGCTGAGAAAGCCAAGGGTGACTACTTGGTCACGATGCACACTTCGCTTGCGGTGACAGAAGGCAACTGGCTGGAACAGTTAATGAACCACGGATTGCGCCCGGAAGTGGGGATTGTGGGCGGAAAACAATTCTATGCCGATGGCACAATACATCATGCAGGCTACGTGCTGGGCGTTAACGGTGTGGCGGACGATGCCTTCTACGGGGTAAATGATGCTCATAAGGGATATATGGGGCGCTTGCATGCCGATCAGAATTATTCGGCTGTCTCTGGCGAGTTTATGCTGGTGTGTAGAAGCTTGTTTGCCGAATGCAACGGTATGGATGAAAACCTGACATCCCTGAGTGATGTCGATTTTTGTTTACGTGCCAGAGAGCTGGGATACTTAACCGTTTGGACTCCGCATGCCCGTATTCTTCGTACTCCGAGCAAAAAGCATGAAACGGACACCCAGCGGGATAAGCGTTTAGCGCGGAAGAAAGAGGATGAAGACCGCGTATTCGCTCACTGGATGCCGCAAATCGCTAATGACAATGCCTACAATGTGAATTTATCACTCAGCGAGCAACCGTTTACTATTTGCTCTGATAGCTTACTGAGCTGGCGTCCACTGTCATGGAAACCATTACCTGTTGTGGTACCGCATATGGCCGATTACATGGGCTGTGGTTACTATCGAATCATTAAGCCTTTTGAAGCAATGCAGCGGGATGCCATCGTTGACGGAAAGTTGTCTGAAGAGCTGCTGAGTGTGCCTTACCTTGCACGCTATCAACCGGATAGCATTGTCATCCAGCGTAATATCTCCCTGGGTTTTCACGAGTGGGTGCGTCGTACAAGCAAATTAACTAACGTCTTCAAGGTGTTTGAACTTGATGACTATTTGCCGAATATCCCGCTGAAAAGCCATCACCGTTCGCAATTTGGATCAGACGTTATGAAAATGTTGCGAAAAAGTCTGAGCTATATGGACAGATTTGTCGTCTCTACTGAGCCACTGGCCGATGCATTGGGCGATCTCCATCGTGATATCGTTGTCATGCCAAACTGTCTTTCACTCGACTGGTGGGGAAATCTGCACAGCTTGCGCAATCAAGGGAAGAAACCGCGTATTGGTTGGGCTGGTGGTTCAAGTCATACCGGCGATCTTGAGATGATCCTTGATGTAGTGAAAGCGTTTGCTGGTGAGGTTGAATGGGTGTTCTTTGGCATGTGCCCGCCTAAATTACGACCTTATGTGGACGAATTCCACGAAGGGATTGATATTGCTCTTTATCCGCAAAAACTGGCATCGTTGAATCTCGATCTGGCGTTGGCACCGGTAGAAGATAATTTGTTCAATGCCTGTAAGAGTAATTTACGTTTGCTCGAGTATGGTGCCTGTGCGGTTCCGGTTATTTGTAGCGATGTGGCCTGTTACCGTGGGAATTTGCCTGTAACCCGGGTGAAGAATCGCTTCAAAGAGTGGCATGATGCAATCCGCATGCATCTGAACGATCCTAATGCCAGTGAGAAAATGGGACAGCAACTCCAGCAGGCGATTTATCAGCATCATATGCTGCAAGGTGACGTTCTCAATCGTTGGTCGAAAGCCTGGTTACCTTCCTGA